AGTTATCATACTAATAAAAAATATAATAATAGTTTTTGGATTTTTACTTTGGCAATTGTCCTATCGATTTTACAATTAGTAATTGTGAAATTTACACCGTTGTTTGCTCATGGGCATGATTCTATTGTGGGATTTTTAGGAATTAGTTACTTGACTTTCAAAACGGTTGGGATGATTATGGAAATCCGGGATGGTGCCATTAAAGAATTTAATTTGTGGAAATTTTTGCATTTCTTGTTGTTTTTCCCGACAATTTCTTCTGGGCCAATTGATCGTTATCGGCGTTTTATTAAAGATTATGATCATGTACCCAGTCAAGATAAGTATGTTGAGCTAATTGGTAAGGGATTGCATAATATTTTTCTGGGATTTTTATATAAATTCTTATTAGGATATTTATTTGGAACATTATGGTTGCCACAAATTCAGCAATTAGCATTAGCTCAACGGCATACGGTACCGTTTGGTATCTCTATTTATTTAATCGGATATATGTATTGCTATAGTATGTATCTCTTTTTTGATTTTGCCGGTTATAGTTTATTTGCGGTAGGGGTCAGTTATCTCATGGGAATTGAAACTCCAGTGAACTTTAATAAACCCTTTGCTGCACATAATCTCAAAGAATTCTGGAATCGTTGGCACATGACTTTATCATTTTGGTTCCGTGATTATATCTATATGCGTTTTGTCTTTTGGGCAATGAAACATAAGCTACTCAAAAGTCGTATTGCGATGGCCAATATTGGTTATTTACTACTTTTCTTAACGATGGGTATTTGGCATGGAGAAACCTGGTATTACATTGTATACGGACTGTTTCATGCGCTGGTTTTGATTTTAACTGATGCCTGGCTTAGATTTAAGAAGAAGCATCGTCAGCATATTCCATCTAACTGGTTTACCAAGTATTTTGCAATTTTCATGACATTTAACACAGTTTGTTTCAGTTTTTTGATTTTTTCAGGAATTTTAGATAAACTATGGTTCAATTAATAGGAGGATTTTGAATAATGGACGTAAAAACAACAGTTTTAGATATTTTGGCAGATTTAACAGGTAGTGATGATGTGAAGACCAATTTGGATCAGTCTTTATTTGATAGTGGTTTGTTAGATTCAATGGCTACAGTACAGTTGTTGTTGGAATTACAACAACAATTAGATATTGATGTACCAGTATCGGAATTTGATCGTCAAGAATGGGAAACACCAAACAAAATTATTGCAAAGGTTGAAAACTTGACAAATGAGTAATCTAAAAAAGCTGGGCAAAATTGTCGCACCGATGGTTTTGGCCGCTATTTTGGCCATTGTAGTTTTATATGGACCGTGGCATTTTCCCACAACGTCAGCCACTGTTAAAAGAGCTTCTACTTCTTTAACTGCTAATGTATTACGTGGGGATCAGATTAAGGATCGAGCGTTAGATGACGGTTACTTGATGATAATGGGGTCATCAGAATTATCACGTTTTGATTCATTGCATCCTTCGGTATTGACTCAGAAATATAATCGCGGTTATAAACCTTTTTTGTTAGGCTCAGCCGGTACGCAGTCGTTGACTCATTTTTTTTCGACTGAAGCGATGGGAAAACATCTTGATAATAAAAAGGTAGTTGTCTTTATTTCTCCACAATGGTTTGTTAAAGCAGGTGTTGATCCGCGAATGTTTGGGAGTTACTATTCCAAACAGCAAGCTACGTACTTTGTAATGCATGCTGATCCTCATTCTCGTGCTGATCGTTATGCGGCACAGCGATTATTATCAATGCCATCTGGTAAATCAGATACCGATATTGAAAGCTCTTTAAAAGCAATTGCTTCAGGCCATGCTATTAATAATTGGGATAAATTTACTGTAGGACAATTGGGTAGTGTAAATTTGCGTCATCAAGATCAAATCTTTACACGTTTAGCAATTGATAACCATGAAGATTTGATTGAGCGCCGGGCAAAAGTTTTGCCTACTCAGTATGATTATCAAAGACTAGATCAATTAGCTTTTGTTTTAGGTAAAGAACATACAACTAGTAATGAATTTGGCATTGACAATAAATTTTATCAGCGTAAATTGAAGCGCTATGTTAAAGGTTTAAAAAATAGTCAAACTGATTTCACCTATGAGTATGGTCCGGAATTTTCAGATTTTCAGCTTTTATTAAATCAATTTAAACGGCATCATGTCACTCCGTTATTTGTGATTACACCGGTGAATGGTGCTTGGATGGATTATACTGGTTTGCGTCCACAAATGCTTGATCGTTTTGATCATAAGATTAGATATCAATTAGAATCTCAAGGCTTTCATCATATTGCTGATTTGCATAATGATGGACGTGTTCCTTTCTTCATGCAAGATACAATCCATGTAGGCTGGCGCGGTTGGCTCAAAATTGATCAACAAATACATCAATTTGTAAAGCAACCGGATAAAAAAAATCATTATCAAATGAAAGATTATTTTTATAGTCAAAAATGGCAAGAACGGAATCCAAGAACTATCCCTAGTCATCCCTAGAATATTGGGTGTATAATAAAATATTGAGTTAAAGGATGTGATAAGCAGCTCTCACATCCTTTTTTATATAGTAAAGGGAGGATAATATGAATAATCGGCCAATCGGTTTATTAGATTCAGGTGTCGGTGGATTGACAGTTGTGAAACAGATTTTGAGGCAGCTGCCTCATGAAAGTACAATTTTTATTGGCGATCAAGCACGTTTACCATATGGTACTAAAACTCCCCCAGAAATTATTAATTTTGCGCGTCAATTAGTGCGATTTTTAATTTCTAAAAATGCTAAGATGATTGTGATTGCTTGTAATACCGCTACAGCAGCTGCATTGCCTACTTTAAGGCGTGAATTTAATCTCCCTATCATCGGAGTTATTGCTTCAGGTAGTCAAGCTGCTGTAAAGCAAACTAAGAATCAACGAGTGGCAGTGATTGCCACGCCAGCTACTATTAAGTCACATGCTTATAGTGATGCGATTCAGCAATTACAAGCTAATATTCAAGTTAAAGGTTTGGCTACTCCCGAATTTGTTACCATAGTTGAAAATAATCAATATCGTGCTCAAGCTACCCAACAAATTGTACAACAGACTTTATCGCCTCTTAATGAATTTGCTATGGATACTTTAGTTATGGGTTGTACACATTTTCCCTTGTTGCAACCGCTAATTCAACAAGCAGTGGGTCCTAACGTTCAGTTAATTGATGCGGGTGGCGCTACAGTACAAGCAGTCAGCACCCAGTTGCAGCAATTAAAGCTGAAAGCTAGTGATAAGCAAATTCCGCAACATCAATTTTATACAACGGGAAAGACGGAGCAATTTGTTAAAATTGCTAATGACTGGTTACAGCCAGCAGTTATTACTGCTCAACATGTGGAAGTCACAGCTTTGGAGGAAAGTTAATGTCTGAATTATTAATTGCTACTAAAAATCGTAATAAAGCACATGAATTTGCGGCGGCTTTGAATGATAAGCAGTTGCAGATTAAGACACTACTGGATTATCCTAATTTTCCAGAAATTGCGGAAACTGGTTTAACTTTTTCAGAGAATGCGCATTTAAAAGTAGCAGCTGCGATTAAAGAATTAAATATACCCACTTTAGCAGATGATTCGGGACTAATGGTTGATTATTTGCATGGGCAACCAGGAGTTCGTTCGGCTCGTTATGCTGGAGATCATAATGATGCAGCTAATAATGCCAAATTATTGGCAGAATTAGCAGGAGTACCCTTAGAACAGCGTCAAGCACAATTTGTTACGACTATTGTTTATTGTAATCCGAACACTAATCAAGAAATTGAAGTAGTTGGGCAATTGACCGGTCAAATTCTACCAGTTCCACGCGGAAATAATGGTTTTGGCTATGATCCCTTATTTTATGTACCTAGTTTAAATAAAAGTTTGGCTCAGTTAACAATGGAACAAAAAAATCGCATTAGCCATCGTGGCCAAGCGATTAAAAAGTTTGTTGCTGAATATCAAAAATTGAAATAATTATTTATTTATTGAGTTAAGTCTAAAGTATTTTCGGGCATGGAGATGTTGGCTTGCTGTAAAGCTGCTAAATAAGCTTCCAAGAATTGACGCTTGACGGCAAGTTGAGCGCCATTTTTTGTACTTAAACTAATTTGATAATGCAACAATCCTGCTTGTACATCAATCGGTCCAATTATTTGTGGAGCTTGAACCAGATCGGCAATTTTAGGAGTTAAATCTTTATTAACTTGTGTGATGACTTGTGTAACTTGTTTAATATTAGTTCTGGGAAATAATTGCAAATCAATTATCGTAGTCATATTGCCACGAGAAAGATTTTTCACAATAGTTATATTGCGATTAGGGATGTAGTTTAAAGTACCATCAGCACTGCGAATTTGAGTTGTTCGTAAGCCAATATAAGCTACTGTTCCAGAAATATCGCCCACACTCACTGAATCACCAACATCAAATTGTTGCTCTACTAAAATAAAGAAACCTGTAACGACATCACTAACAAATCCTTGCGCACCAAGACCTAAAGCTAAACTGAAGATTCCAGCTCCAGTAATTAAGGTACCAACCGGGGCGCCCATAATTGATAAGACCATATATATATATATAAAAGCCAAAAAATAAAAATAAATATTTTGAGTCAAAGTTGCAATTGTTCGAGAACGGTTAGAGCTTGTCGTATTGATTCTTAAATTATAAGTTACACGACTGACTACTCTTTTACCAAATTTATAAAGCAACCAAAAAAATAATGACAACAAGATTATCTTAATCACATTGCTCAGCAAAGTATTAAAAAGATTAATCCAATATTGAGGATTATTGATTTGTTGAAGGAACAATGGCTCCTTATTTGAATTTTGCTGTTGATTGTTATTCACAATCGAATTATATTTATTCAATAAATTACCCAATTTTCCACTCCCTAAGTTAATTTCTACCTTAAAGTATAACCTCTCTGATTGCTGTTGTCATGAAATGATGATAAAATTTAAATGATGACAAAATGAGGAGGAAGACATATGACAATGGGTCAAATAGCCGCATTAATTGCAGCCATTGCATTTGTAATTTTAGTAGTTTACTTAGGGATGATGCTTTTTCAGTTGGCTAAAGTATTAAAGAAGCTCCAAGCAACTGTAGAAGAAACAACTAAGACAGTGAAGACATTAACAATTGATTTTGATAAGATTGCCCATCAAGGCAACGACTTAACCGCAAAAGTTAATGATTTAATGGCTGATGTGAATGGTAAAGTGGGTAAGTTAAATCCATTCTTTCAATCATTAGAAAACTTTGGTAACAGCTTGGAAAGAGTTAGTGACAAAACTAATGAGCCTAAAACTGCTAAAAGTTGTCGAGTATCACCTTGGTTAGCTAATAAAGTTGCCAAAAAGGCTTGGAAAATCTTTCGGAAGAAAAAATAATTTAGTGAAGAAGCGATAATATGTCAAAAACAAAATTTGCAATTGGCGCTTTAATGGGAGCAGCTTTGTCTTACTGGGCTATGAACAAGTATTCTGCACATAAAGATGAACTAATTAGTTTTGTAACTGATAAGTTTGAGCAAATGCCAAAGATTAATAAACAAAAGATGGAGCAGGCCTTTAAAGATGATACTGCCAAGTTGCAGCAAGCATTAGATACTGATAATTCAGCTGAAATAGATACTAACTTTGATGATATCAAATTGGATGCCGATAAAATTCAGTTAGACAAATAATTTACTTATTAAGAGTGGTTTTGTACCACTCTTTTTTTGCGCAAATTTTATTAACTAGTACCACACATAATTATTTAAACATTCGGTATAATATATGTAATTATGATATTTTAGCGATATAATCACTTACTAAGTAAGGAATTATTGGTTCATTTTATTTATTGCTAAGAAAATGAGGGTTTAATTATATGGATAAGATTCTTATAGTAGATGACGATACAATTTTAGTACACGAAATAATGTCTGAATTTAAGAAATGGGACTTATTAGTTAGTACTGTCCAAGATTGGAAAAACGTTTTACAAGAATTTATTAAATTACAACCTGATTTAGTGATTATGGATGTTAAATTGCCTAACTATGATGGCTTTTATTGGTCTGATAAGATTAGACAATTATCCAAACTACCCATAATTTTTTTAACAGGGGTTGATCAAGAGCCAAATGCAATTCGTGCAATGGGTAACGGAGCAGATGATTATTTAATTAAACCATTTTCTGTAAATGTGTTGTTATCTAAAGTTCAGGCTTCTTTAAGAAGATATCAAGTTTATGGAAAAACTCAAGTTAATACTCAATTGAAATTTGGCAAATATATTCTTTATACTATGAGTAATGAAGTGACTGATGGCAATAACCGAGTTTCTCTATCTCCTACAGAAGGAAATATTTTAAAATTACTTTTTTTGAGTGATAATTATTTGATTTCTAGTGAACAATGTCTTCAGATTCTTTGGCAAGGTGGCCTTTTTTTGGATAATAAGGCTCTGCGTGTGAATATGAGTCGTTTAAGACATAAGCTGAGAAAGATTAAATTGGATATTATCAATGTTAATAAAGGGGGGTATCGTTTACTTGACCAAAAATAAAATTATGGTTTCTTATTGGAAACAACTTATTGTCAATAATGTAGCCATTATCTTCATTTACGTCTGCTTTATGCTGTTACTTTTATTATTAATGATACTTTATAAAGTACGCTTAATTATTTGGTGGGATTTATTACGTTTTAGTCTATTACCAGTTGTTTTTTATTTTAGTTTTCGTGTTTATCAGGAACATAAAAAAGTAAAGAATCTCCAGCAGCTTTTAGCTAGAGGCAAATTGCCCCCAGTATCTAGACATAGCTTAGTTGAGATGAATTATATAATTGAAATCCAAAAATTGAAAACTGAATATTATCAATCAATCAAAAAATATAAAGATCAACTGCAAGAACACCAAGATTATCTGACTCATTGGTCTCATGAAATTAAGGTTCCAATTACTGATTTGCTGGTTTTATCTGAGAATAAAGAGCAGGTATCATCTATTCAAGTGCATGAACAAGCTGTTTTGATTAAGCAACACTTAGATTTAATGTTAAATTAT
The nucleotide sequence above comes from Bombilactobacillus bombi. Encoded proteins:
- the dltB gene encoding D-alanyl-lipoteichoic acid biosynthesis protein DltB, coding for MINLQPYQNPQYFILLLVALLPLMFGLYHGHRWRIYESFVSLLFLFFIFDAEKTNQGIALIAYTVIQTLIVKCYFSYHTNKKYNNSFWIFTLAIVLSILQLVIVKFTPLFAHGHDSIVGFLGISYLTFKTVGMIMEIRDGAIKEFNLWKFLHFLLFFPTISSGPIDRYRRFIKDYDHVPSQDKYVELIGKGLHNIFLGFLYKFLLGYLFGTLWLPQIQQLALAQRHTVPFGISIYLIGYMYCYSMYLFFDFAGYSLFAVGVSYLMGIETPVNFNKPFAAHNLKEFWNRWHMTLSFWFRDYIYMRFVFWAMKHKLLKSRIAMANIGYLLLFLTMGIWHGETWYYIVYGLFHALVLILTDAWLRFKKKHRQHIPSNWFTKYFAIFMTFNTVCFSFLIFSGILDKLWFN
- the dltC gene encoding D-alanine--poly(phosphoribitol) ligase subunit DltC; amino-acid sequence: MDVKTTVLDILADLTGSDDVKTNLDQSLFDSGLLDSMATVQLLLELQQQLDIDVPVSEFDRQEWETPNKIIAKVENLTNE
- the dltD gene encoding D-alanyl-lipoteichoic acid biosynthesis protein DltD; its protein translation is MSNLKKLGKIVAPMVLAAILAIVVLYGPWHFPTTSATVKRASTSLTANVLRGDQIKDRALDDGYLMIMGSSELSRFDSLHPSVLTQKYNRGYKPFLLGSAGTQSLTHFFSTEAMGKHLDNKKVVVFISPQWFVKAGVDPRMFGSYYSKQQATYFVMHADPHSRADRYAAQRLLSMPSGKSDTDIESSLKAIASGHAINNWDKFTVGQLGSVNLRHQDQIFTRLAIDNHEDLIERRAKVLPTQYDYQRLDQLAFVLGKEHTTSNEFGIDNKFYQRKLKRYVKGLKNSQTDFTYEYGPEFSDFQLLLNQFKRHHVTPLFVITPVNGAWMDYTGLRPQMLDRFDHKIRYQLESQGFHHIADLHNDGRVPFFMQDTIHVGWRGWLKIDQQIHQFVKQPDKKNHYQMKDYFYSQKWQERNPRTIPSHP
- the racE gene encoding glutamate racemase, with the translated sequence MNNRPIGLLDSGVGGLTVVKQILRQLPHESTIFIGDQARLPYGTKTPPEIINFARQLVRFLISKNAKMIVIACNTATAAALPTLRREFNLPIIGVIASGSQAAVKQTKNQRVAVIATPATIKSHAYSDAIQQLQANIQVKGLATPEFVTIVENNQYRAQATQQIVQQTLSPLNEFAMDTLVMGCTHFPLLQPLIQQAVGPNVQLIDAGGATVQAVSTQLQQLKLKASDKQIPQHQFYTTGKTEQFVKIANDWLQPAVITAQHVEVTALEES
- a CDS encoding XTP/dITP diphosphatase, coding for MSELLIATKNRNKAHEFAAALNDKQLQIKTLLDYPNFPEIAETGLTFSENAHLKVAAAIKELNIPTLADDSGLMVDYLHGQPGVRSARYAGDHNDAANNAKLLAELAGVPLEQRQAQFVTTIVYCNPNTNQEIEVVGQLTGQILPVPRGNNGFGYDPLFYVPSLNKSLAQLTMEQKNRISHRGQAIKKFVAEYQKLK
- a CDS encoding mechanosensitive ion channel family protein, whose protein sequence is MGNLLNKYNSIVNNNQQQNSNKEPLFLQQINNPQYWINLFNTLLSNVIKIILLSLFFWLLYKFGKRVVSRVTYNLRINTTSSNRSRTIATLTQNIYFYFLAFIYIYMVLSIMGAPVGTLITGAGIFSLALGLGAQGFVSDVVTGFFILVEQQFDVGDSVSVGDISGTVAYIGLRTTQIRSADGTLNYIPNRNITIVKNLSRGNMTTIIDLQLFPRTNIKQVTQVITQVNKDLTPKIADLVQAPQIIGPIDVQAGLLHYQISLSTKNGAQLAVKRQFLEAYLAALQQANISMPENTLDLTQ
- a CDS encoding DUF948 domain-containing protein; amino-acid sequence: MTMGQIAALIAAIAFVILVVYLGMMLFQLAKVLKKLQATVEETTKTVKTLTIDFDKIAHQGNDLTAKVNDLMADVNGKVGKLNPFFQSLENFGNSLERVSDKTNEPKTAKSCRVSPWLANKVAKKAWKIFRKKK
- a CDS encoding response regulator transcription factor, whose amino-acid sequence is MDKILIVDDDTILVHEIMSEFKKWDLLVSTVQDWKNVLQEFIKLQPDLVIMDVKLPNYDGFYWSDKIRQLSKLPIIFLTGVDQEPNAIRAMGNGADDYLIKPFSVNVLLSKVQASLRRYQVYGKTQVNTQLKFGKYILYTMSNEVTDGNNRVSLSPTEGNILKLLFLSDNYLISSEQCLQILWQGGLFLDNKALRVNMSRLRHKLRKIKLDIINVNKGGYRLLDQK
- a CDS encoding sensor histidine kinase, producing MTKNKIMVSYWKQLIVNNVAIIFIYVCFMLLLLLLMILYKVRLIIWWDLLRFSLLPVVFYFSFRVYQEHKKVKNLQQLLARGKLPPVSRHSLVEMNYIIEIQKLKTEYYQSIKKYKDQLQEHQDYLTHWSHEIKVPITDLLVLSENKEQVSSIQVHEQAVLIKQHLDLMLNYDRLADFNHDLRFNWVSLEYIVKNIIAKYSTFFINKQVHLELNISNIKILTDQKWMQALLEQIIFNAIKYSNKEGSIKINWSKDTLRIIDNGIGIASSDLPRIFEPGFTGINGRKNDTATGMGLYLADQISRKLNNKLKISSILNQGTTVNLVFPKEHYSDITKL